In Miscanthus floridulus cultivar M001 chromosome 8, ASM1932011v1, whole genome shotgun sequence, the sequence CACATAGTGCATGTTACATGTGTCAGCCTAGAAAGTGCAAGAATTGATATGCATGGTTTTGGGAAATAGGGATTTTTAAATGCAGGTTATGCTTAGATTCTTAAGATAAATGGGTTGGTATGATTGAATCGTGACATTCGCCATTCGCAAGAACTTGTCGGAGGCTACCACCGTCCACCTCAGAGCTACATGCAACCGAgggagagggaaagagagagagaacatTTTCTTACAGTGTTACAGGCTGATTATATATGGATGATTTAGGTTTAAAAGATGGCAGATGGTGTTATGCGTGGAGGAATTGGACTAGACAGGGAGATTAGAGGATAGAAAATGAAGAGCCGCTTGAGCTAGTAACACAACTGCAAGAAGATGCTTGATGTATGTGCGTGATTTAGAGGTTAGTGACTTGTGGGTCTTTAAATGATGTGGCTTCGTGAGATGGTAGAGAATTTTTTATTAGAGATCTTCTGTTTAGACATAGGAGAAAAAAAGTTTTCAGGAAGAGAAACCAGTAGTCGTATACCAATAGCGTCCAAAATCGATCGGTGAACCTAATCAAAACCATCGTTTTGCAATTGCCGTCGCCTACTTCGCTTTCTAGTCCCTTCTTTGCATTTTCTCCCGTTCGTATAAATTCTGCTCTGCGCTCCTCCCCCTTCCATCGCCAGAACCCGCCCGTTTTCTTCTGAAAACAAAAGGCTCCGGCACCCgccaaaaagagaaaaaaaaaccccACACAAACACCAAAtcccctcggcggcggcggcggcggcggcgatggaccCGTCATCGGCGGGCTCCGGCGGCAACTCCCTCCCGTCCGTTGGCCCCGACGGGCAGAAGCGGCGCGTGTGCTACTTCTACGACCCGGATGTGGGCAACTACTACTACGGGCAGGGCCATGCGATGAAGCCGCACCGCATCCGGATGACGCACTCGCTGCTGGCGCGCTACGGCCTCCTCAACCAGATGCAGGTGTACCGGCCCAACCCGGCCCGCGACCGCGACCTCTGCCGCTTCCACGCCGACGACTACATCAACTTCCTGCGCTCCGTCACCCCCGAGACGCAGCAGGACCAGATCCGCCTGCTCAAGCGCTTCAACGTCGGCGAGGACTGCCCCGTCTTCGACGGCCTCTACAGCTTCTGCCAGACCTACGCGGGCGCCTCCGTCGGCGGGGCCGTCAAGCTCAACCACGGCCACGACATCGCAATCAACTGGTCCGGCGGCCTCCACCATGCGAAGAAGTGCGAGGCGTCGGGCTTCTGCTACGTCAACGACATCGTGCTCGCCATACTCGAGCTGCTCAAGCATCACGAGGTGATGATCATGGTTCCTCAACTCTATTCCCTTAGTTTGTTTTGGTTGGCTCGATTAGTTAGGTGTTTTGGTTGGATACGTTTCCATGAGTTACCCAATAGTGGGTAATTTTTCGAAGTTGCTTGCTGGTGTGTCTAATTCTATATTTACTTGGTGATGGGTATGTGTACGATTTGGGGTAGATTAGGTCTAAAAGTAGATATAACAACTTTTTCTCCATTTCCATGGTCACCAGTTTTGATTGATAGCCTCCCTTCTCGTCTATGAATGTTCAATCAAATCACTCCTAGTCATTTTGCTGTGCTAACATGCGATGCTTCAATTAATATTTACAGAGAGTTCTGTATGTCGACATCGATATCCACCATGGGGACGGAGTGGAGGAGGCTTTCTACACAACAGACAGGGTTATGACAGTTTCGTTCCACAAGTTTGGGGATTATTTCCCTGGAACAGGGGATATCCGTGACATTGGGCACTCAAAGGGGGAGTACTACTCCCTGAATGTCCCTCTGGATGATGGGATTGATGATGAAAGCTACCAGTCCCTTTTCAAGCCAATCGTGGGCAAAGTTATGGAGGTTTTCCGCCCTGGCGCAGTTGTGCTTCAGTGTGGTGCTGATTCCTTGTCTGGGGATAGGTTGGGCTGCTTTAATCTTTCAATCAGAGGTCATGCGGAATGTGTTAGGTACATGAGGTCTTTCAATGTTCCATTGTTGCTCCTTGGTGGTGGTGGATATACCATAAGAAATGTTGCACGCTGTTGGTGTTATGAGGTATGATGATCTAAGTAAaagttgattttcttgaatcCTTCTGCCTGTGTACTGCAGTTGCCAACATGAGTTGGTTAAGCTAATACCTGTGTATGGTTTTGACTTTTGAGCTAGACATGTAACGCATGATTTGGAATGTTAGTATATGTTCTCTTGCTGAAATGCATATGTTAAAGAGTATAGATGCGTATGAGCATATCAAATAACAGAACACGTTGTGTTCCTCAAATTATATTGGCGATTAGCAAAAGTGCTTTGTTAGTCAAGCTTAGAGTAGATTATTCGTAGATACAGAAAACAAATTAACTGACAGGCCACCTTCCTGTTGTACCAAGGAAATTGTCTTAAAATTTTTAGATTGCAGATGTTAGAATGGAATATATTTGCACTTCTGATTTATCCATTTCTTCcctaaaaaatatattttgtgCAGACGGGAGTTGCTCTTGGCCAAGAGCTTGAAGACAAGATGCCTGTCAACGAGTACTATGAATACTTTGGTCCAGATTACACTCTTCATGTTGCACCTAGTAACATGGAGAACAAAAATACACGATACCAACTAGATGATATAAGATCTAAACTTCTGGATAATCTTTCAAAACTTCGACATGCTCCTAGTGTCCAGTTTCAAGAGAGAGTTCCTGACACAGAAGTACCTGAGGTGAGCGACTGAGCATCCTGTTATAACTAGTAAGATAATTGTGTGTGTCCCCTCATGAGTGCTAGATGTGTGTTTTCCATTTATTTTAAAGTTCGTGGTAGATTTATCTCTACCAGATGCAGACTCCTAAAAGCAAATTGGTAGTGATACCTATATCCAGTCATTATATTATTTCTTATATGCTTTAAATATTAGTAACTGAAATTAGACCCTAACTGCTCAGTACTGATTGGATAGCATTCAGTACATGGTAACATGGTGGGCACCTGTTCCTTGTATAACGTCTAATAGATCTGCTTTTAGAACATTGTTCTTTTCTTGTCGACCAAAGCTGGAACGATGGTAGAAGCTTGGATCCTTTTTTTCTACTACAAATACAAATGAACTAGTGTCTATGTTGTTCTTCAACATTGTCTTGCTCTATGTAGTGACTTGACCTGTTGATACAGTGGACGTGCTATGTGTTTCAATGTTGTGATATACATGCATGTGCTATGCTTCTCAGCTGAGGTGGCATGAGAAGATAGTGCACACATTCCAGTTTCCACATTTTTTGTGGATTTCTTCTCATCCATATTTTGTTTGATATTTAGTTCATTTGAATTATTCG encodes:
- the LOC136476083 gene encoding probable histone deacetylase 19 isoform X1, coding for MDPSSAGSGGNSLPSVGPDGQKRRVCYFYDPDVGNYYYGQGHAMKPHRIRMTHSLLARYGLLNQMQVYRPNPARDRDLCRFHADDYINFLRSVTPETQQDQIRLLKRFNVGEDCPVFDGLYSFCQTYAGASVGGAVKLNHGHDIAINWSGGLHHAKKCEASGFCYVNDIVLAILELLKHHERVLYVDIDIHHGDGVEEAFYTTDRVMTVSFHKFGDYFPGTGDIRDIGHSKGEYYSLNVPLDDGIDDESYQSLFKPIVGKVMEVFRPGAVVLQCGADSLSGDRLGCFNLSIRGHAECVRYMRSFNVPLLLLGGGGYTIRNVARCWCYETGVALGQELEDKMPVNEYYEYFGPDYTLHVAPSNMENKNTRYQLDDIRSKLLDNLSKLRHAPSVQFQERVPDTEVPEPDEDQDDPDERHDPDSDMEVDDHKAVDESARRRVKREFGENETKVQDGGRVASDHRGLEPMAEDIGSSKQAPQADASAISVDEPSNVKNEPESSTKLQDQAAAYHKP
- the LOC136476083 gene encoding probable histone deacetylase 19 isoform X2, encoding MDPSSAGSGGNSLPSVGPDGQKRRVCYFYDPDVGNYYYGQGHAMKPHRIRMTHSLLARYGLLNQMQVYRPNPARDRDLCRFHADDYINFLRSVTPETQQDQIRLLKRFNVGEDCPVFDGLYSFCQTYAGASVGGAVKLNHGHDIAINWSGGLHHAKKCEASGFCYVNDIVLAILELLKHHERVLYVDIDIHHGDGVEEAFYTTDRVMTVSFHKFGDYFPGTGDIRDIGHSKGEYYSLNVPLDDGIDDESYQSLFKPIVGKVMEVFRPGAVVLQCGADSLSGDRLGCFNLSIRGHAECVRYMRSFNVPLLLLGGGGYTIRNVARCWCYETGVALGQELEDKMPVNEYYEYFGPDYTLHVAPSNMENKNTRYQLDDIRSKLLDNLSKLRHAPSVQFQERVPDTEVPEPDEDQDDPDERHDPDSDMEVDDHKAVDESARRRVKREFGENETKVQDGGRVASDHRGLEPMAEDIGSSKQAPADASAISVDEPSNVKNEPESSTKLQDQAAAYHKP